The Apium graveolens cultivar Ventura chromosome 3, ASM990537v1, whole genome shotgun sequence sequence gaatatctgatgtccggaaaatatctccagaaaaatccgaaatttatggtcatagacatatacatgctgagataccatatggagtaatcaccacctccaaactTTTTTTCTACGCctcgaaaataaattaaaacggaaatttaacggaaatatgccccgcaatttttcttctcaaaaccttgcaatatatatacctatgcgtaggtatcgaagcgctgatcgtttatatatataataattgaaatttggatgaacggtttgtaagatatgaatttttgaaagttgaaagtatatataaatatacggGAGAGGGGAGACGGAAGAGAAGAGAGAGGGAGTAGTGTTTTTTTTTGTAAAGGAAATGGGGAGGGGGTATACTCGGGTACCGGGGGGGTGTTCGTGGCAGGGGTGGGGAGAGGCTAACatgttttctattttttttttctttttcttttatccACTGTACTATTTCCAGTACTTATCAATATACAAGCCTAATTTTGTCCCGAAATTTAGAATTTAAAGAGCAGACTTACGGGTACaattaacccgaaaattaccaaataagttttaaaattctcggaataatttaaaactaataaaataaaattttcataatttttaaagcatttttgacttgcgcgctatacccgcattatacgatttaacgaaccgagttgcacttgaaacaaatttagaaaatcacgaaaatagtcttaaaatgttacaaatatcccgaagtttataaaaacataaatttcgaaattttaaaataatttttgaaacgcaatttatacccgcttttatcaattaaacgattcaacgcgcgggtaaaattaatcctaacaattcccaaaataattttaaaattctcagaatatttcaaacttaaataaatatgagtttcataatttttgaagaattttggaattaaatacggattttacaaataaatgcaatcagaaaatcatgcagggctaaataattgatgaaatattgatttctaaattttataaaatcccaaaaataattactgtaattataaagtcatagaaataatttttaaaataatttaaatatttatgaaattaaattttcaataaaatcacttttaaagacaaaaaaaacgatacgactcaataattaataatacaaataatcctcaatcacaattgagtcccacacaattaatattacatacaacacataacagacataatatccatccaatcccgaatattactaaacgaactcaatttaccgataccaataaaatgatcggttttcaaataaacttttgaaaataatacatttaagaaaatattttcagatattaacaaggatcgatataacactcaacaattagcacattaccatttaataacacaactcttcaaataggaataaaatatccaccattttattctttaaatcacataaacatattcaaatattaataataataattctgaaaatacgggatatcacaactTATAGGGTTTTTAACAGTTTATGGTATATCAAATAAGTAGAAGAGGAAAAAGAGTTACCAAAGggggttggatcaataagcttatcaataacagttttacaagatcaaagacagggtatctcaaatcaataacaagggttcattattttaacagttcaatactctacatggcatgaacaatatcctctctataaccatttacacaaatAATTAGatttacttgcctgaatttgctttcctgaaggttgaactactgccacctagtatacctttcccttttcctagcctgaatgccctcatgTTCCGAATCTACAAACCAAACCCTTAATCAGATCTCAACTCTCGTTCCTGGAACATTCACTCAATACGATATCTCAGTTAtactcttgactcgaactatacgagtatagcttatatacatacatgcacatagcacataacacattcttttctcgTAGCctctatatctttatatactcaataatcaacttatactcgTTTTAATCTCGACTATTCTTTAAATCAAATGATTATAACTCATGCGAGTACACGATTCATacacaactaaatctttacgattataactatcacttatagcttttaaaatcaatcgtcttagttccctttttcttttattccttaatttgaaccacatactacaatcaAACAATCAAATCCATAGACATTTACATATACACTCCCAATCATTCTTTCGATTATCAAAATCCAAGTTTTATTCTAAGTTtatatggcctattcggccttcttgcaattaccaatcacaaaatcaatcaaatactcacttagTTCATATAAACACATACTCATTCAAAAACCTTTAAAGAATCATTTTCCTTTTTTTTAATTTACAACAATTCGaaccataaatatatatatacaatcaaatttctcaaaaattacaccatgcaactttagttctagcataATCCAACATTTAAGTTATCACCCTTTCTTTATTGataaaattcgaaccaaatcatACATATATGCTCACATGCAAATTAAGTTCATCTCTTAATTAAATCAAACACTCATTTTTATCACAATTTTCGAATTACACATCAAAACATCACTTAGTGACTCAAGCTCTAATCAAATTTTCCAATTAAACATGCATGCACtcacttagcatcaaatcaatctCTTTTAGACCCATTTTCCATTTGGCTAAAATCATAAATCACAATTCAAGgaccaaacaatgacatgcatcactaCTTCTTCTTTTAAACCAACATGCAATCATATTTCtcactaattaagcttagtttacactaagatcaagtcacaaaatctaattcccctttttattagtacaaatGTCGAACCAAAACCCCAACATGCAACCCTCAAATTTGATTTCTTAAGCATCCAATCAATTACACAAGTCCAGATACTTTTAAAACAATCATAGCAATCATTTTATCAATCAACACACTTAAATTTCAAAGGAAGTACAAAACCTTtttttttgaacttttcaagaaACCAAGACATACAAAGGCTACATAAAATTTGTAAAGGGCATAAAGCTAAAATATCACATTAGTACCACTAACACATCATTTTCTTAAAATCCCActggctctccttggatcatggccggtggtggtcgaacttaagagtgcccataacgggttccctcttgagttttaaaccacaaaatctctTGAATCTTCTCTTATGACCATATATCAAGAAATTGTATTTCTTTGAACACAACCATAGAGATGGAATCCATGAAACttacataaacacttacatgcaagtggtgTTTGAGTAGTATATCGAAAATAGAAACTATGGATGGTGAGACCTTTGAATTTGGGTGAGTATTtggtgttgcatgcaagagagagaagatggggagagagccgagagagagtgttcgagagagagaggatgaaagaaagagagggagagaggggtgctcacggaaagaaagaagaaagaaggggggtgagtttatatttgtattagggccaagggtagtttagtaatttactaattccctttttgtttgatttatcctttctttttactcaaataagatagaaatcgaatattgaatatatccttctcggaaagtcgaaaattattgcgaatgataattttaagatgtagatctcgaaattagctttccaaccattactcataataaacttttgagcgtacggttgattttatatgattttcacaAGTTTGTGCTAAATATAGCATTTTATcatataaaaatcaatttaaaatgcaacgatcatcaaataaatccgtccatcatttttaaaaagtctccaggactatttcgaagataacagaacaaatctcatgcctttatcttactcagataatattataaaaatgcgcgaaggttaaataaaccttatttaaatcaaataattccattaaatccataaaaacattaacagatcacgtaatcatgcatacagacaagcaagcacatatatggacacatcacaactcatgtctgatcataaaaaaTTTCCTTCTTTAATATTAATCATTTCTACGCGTACCCGGTCACGTTCATCCTGACAGCCCGACGCttagcgtttcaattacgcttcacaatatcgttatcgaccgacacgtcactagaacgcaTTATTTTACTCaagcatttcatttcacataataacacataattcacactttaaatactttaatccccTTTTTAGGGTGGGTTCTGTTCttcctgacggcccgacaacataGCTTAACTCCTAAACTGACTCTTTTAATTGGAACACTTCTAATTACGCTCCTAGATACTAATATACAGTAAGggcaattaatcaacacttaatctcataatttatatttatagcacataaatcacactttattcacttaattacgtcacaaaattctccATCGTCATAGGGTCTATATATTTCAGACATCATCTAAAATTAGTTAAATATATTTGATAGATTTTATAAATTCCTGATTAATTATTGTATATTTCAAAATCAATAATAAATCACAAATTTGTAACAATGCTTCGTTTACGAATGTTGGTTTGAATAATTTGTTGTTATGTTtagttttataaataaatatttttctaaaGAAGTAATTATTTGTTTATACATATAAGATCACACAAACAATTTTAATAGAAATTTAGTTATGCTAAAAATacataaattaatttttaaaaatggaAAATACGGTTTTAAGATTTATAGAAAACATCCACGTTTTAACCCTTACATCTTAAACTCGCAATGTTCAGTAGGTTCTAACTAGGGATGACAATTTGGTATACTACATGATAAAAACAACACGAGAACGACACGATATCAATAGATATGTGTTCAGatttttggtacacgaacacgaaagtacacgacagGAAAGAACACGAAATCTAAACGGTACACGgaataataaatttattaatattttttaatatattaatatttatatattcatttatataaatatacatattactttaatattatatgtatatatacataaaattcatatttatttataaaaatatatccaaaaatatattgttatatgtaaatatatatttaatatatataatttatatccaactatataatattttatatatttattaattaattttttttataaacgAAATGTACACGAAACGATGAGTTACGGATATGTGTTTATCATTAAGTACACGAATCCTAAATGGATCTGATATTTGTTTATCATTCACTACACGAAACTCGAAAGTACACGACACGGAAGTATACAAACGACACAAATTGCCCGCTCTATTTCTAACTCTAACATTCACTACATTTTTATTCACTTCCTTTTTATGTAAGATATGcattatatattaatatattttttttatgaatcATACATGAATACATGAATATTACTAATAGTAATacaattaaatttttaatattaatatatttgttttataataaaattaaaacaaactcgcataaaattttaaaaaaatatattaataaagTAATCACAAATAAATTGTTAATATAATAATACATAAAAGTTGATATATAATAcaaatattgaaaattatataaatataattaaataatttaaaaataagttTTCATAATATAATTTTTGTTGACAATAACATTATTTACAATTGTTAATtgattatataaaaaaattatatatttcaaATCGAGAAGTATTCATATATATTTCCTATTTCTGTTAAATTTATTTAGAACATGTTTTACTTAGAATATGTTTTCTCATTTTCAACAGTTTTTTTAGAAATAGAAAAGTGAGAAAATTTTATGAaattgaaaaaagaaaaaaatttctgTAGCCCTCGGGGTCTCACCAACCCTTTTGTAAATAAATATGAAAGATATTGCAAATGAAGTTTGGGTTGGTGGAGGGAACAAAATTATAAGAAACATAACATAAAAGCCCACCAAACTGCTCATTTCTAACTTAACAAACACAACTCATCCCCCTCATTTCTCGTTTATCCTCTGTAAGTatcttattcttattcttctACTAATTATATTTGTTTGTGTTTATATTTATCAATTTGTATCTGTCTCTCATTAATTTATAACTACCCATCgtgatttcttgatttttgatgATGATTTCAGTTTAATTGTGATAAAGATTGTTTATTCAGTCTAATTAAGATAAAGTTTGGATTTTTACAATTAGATTCTTTTTGTATGTACACTCACAAATCAAGATTGAATGACGTCAATTGGGGAATGAAAGAGTAATACCTTTCTGTTAGATTTTTAAACCAATGTTAGTATGACTTATGACTTTTTCCTTCATATGtatgttaatttaaaatattaggTTCTTCAAGTTTTTTTTTGTGGTTAGTGTTCTGCAGTCTTTCTTTGCAGTGCGTGATGTTTTAAAATATTGGAAAATTCAGGTGGGTAAGAGTTAAAATTTTGATTTGGCATTACTTTATAGCTCCAACTTGGATTTTCGATATAAATAGGAGCCCTGTATGATGGGTTTAGAGTGAATTACTTATTCGGTTAAGGACTAGCTCTGTATTTTCTGCGTACTGTCTTTGTGATTTGTTTTGGCACGATATTAAATTTGTAAATACACTTGAAAATGAGGGGGACTAAAAATTTGATTCCATAACCTCGTTATGGGGGTGGGAGCCGGGACTGGAATAGCCTTTACCACCAGCAAGCTATCTCAGAGTcctcttttttttttcctttttcttgaTCTTTTAATGTTCATTTGGTCAAGTTAGTTAAAACATCACCAGAAGTCACTACACTCGTCCAAAATAAAGTTCACTGAATTTTAGTCTTGTATACTTCTCAAATTTACCAActtgtgttttgttacttgggTTTTATTATAAATGTGGTGTTGATTAATTTATTTGGTTTTGTAGAGGCATTTCATTGAAGGTTTCGTTCTGTGAATTTTCTTTGGCGCCCTACCATTTAAGATTAGATTTTTTTTGTATAAACTTGAAGTTGTAAAGGAGACGTAATAACTGAGGATGGCAGCTAAGGCTTCACAATGCCTGCAGTTCTCAGTACCCGTTGCTTCTGAGAGGACAGTAAGGAAAAAAGAATTTTCATTGCAATTCCCTCCGAGATGCAAGGAAGAGAGGTTTCCAGTTCTTATCTCTTGTTCTTTGCATCCTAGAAAATCTGCGACTTATCATAGGTCAGTTGCACAGAAGCTTTCCTGTTCTCCACAGAATTATGAAGGTAGTGTAGTTGTATGAATTTCTTCTCCGTTCGATTATTTAATTTCATAATTGTAGGTTATAAATTTATTGACTCTTGACATACATTATATGCCTTAACATTATAATTTCAAGTTCTCTCATCAGATGTCATGATAATTAATCAGTAAACTACTCAGTTTACTCCTTTCAAAAAAAAGTGAAATGCGTAATGCAAATTTACAAACTCAGTAAATGTTAGAACCACTAAACAGTAAAGCAGTATTTAGAAAGACGACTAGTACATACCATGTTTGTTTCATGTTATTAAGTATGGGATAGGATTATAGTCCTTTAAATTTTGCAATCCCATGTTTGTTTTGTGAAAATTCAGTGAAGGGTATCCCaaggattataatcctttaaattatCCCATCCCATGTTTATTTTGTTGGAGTAGAGGATAAGATTATAATCTCCTCTAATACTTGGTTGGAGGAGGTATTATTTTATCCCCTCTAACAAGTCATTTTTTAAAGAATTATAATCCCCTCATTGTAATCATTGTAATCCCATGTGAAACAAACATAGGATTGAAAAATTTAAAGGATCCAATGACTATCCCTCAAAACATAGGATAAAATTTTAAAGGATTATAGTCCAGTCCTATACTTAATCCTTCCAAACAAACATAGTATATGATTATTTAATCCATAGGATTAATGATGATGGGATTAGTTATCCCCGAATTATTATCCCGGGATTATAATCCCATGAAACAAACATGGCTATGTGTATGTTGGGATCTAGCATGTTTCTAAAATCCATCTATTGGTTGGAAAATTGAGGTGTCTTTTTTGCACATCAAGCAGCATCCACTCCTTAATAACAACGTAGATCGAGTCTCTTGTATTTTAGTGGCTTACTGCCTATATGCCTTTAAAAtcctaattatattaaaatatcaagGACTTGATGAGATTACTGTTTCTCACTATGAAATTCGACTGCTAGGTGTTTAGCTCCATGTCTCCTATCCCTTAGAGTGCCATGCATGTCAAACTATAGATGATagacaattttttttatttatttaatcttCTGGGAATAGAGAAGACAAATTACATCTATATTGTCTGCTAAGAAAGTACTGTAATGACTAATGAGCCTTTAATTGTCTGAAAGTTGCAGTGGTGCATAATGCATATACAAAGTAAATCAAGTACCACgcaataatttattttataacatCTTTACACTCTTATTTTATAACAAACAAGTACCCCTGATACCTATACACACACATCATGGCTTGCACTTTGTTTACAGAATATACCTTACCCTAAGGATATAAAATATTGAATCACATATATAACAACATATCAAAGGGACACACTTTAGTCAGACATCTGCAATTTGTAAATCCATAATCTCCAAACACCTATCCAGTCCACATGTTAAATGTGCAAAAATTAACTGCCTAGTATAATGTCCTCGAATCCACTAGATCTTATCTAGTTGTCGTATTTTGCAGTTTCAGTATTGGAGTCTGGAActtgttctgcttcttttaaagAAGCCATAATTTTAAAGGTAAACTACTAAAACTATTCATGTCGACCCTGTCTGTTAATAGTGCTCACATCCTTTAGAAAGAGAAAGGTAAGCAGTATTTGTCAAATATTTTGCTATATTTACCTCTTTGGTCCAGTATATCAGTGGTTATGTAATGTTTAAAGATCACTTGATTACAAATTTGCTTTGTAGATTACCTGTACCATGTTAACCAGTGTTTCACAACCTACGCTGATCAACAGTTTATAAATATTCATCTGACTGATAGTTACTAAACTGCAGAACAAGTCAGAAGAGATTGTACCATATTTAAACGGAAGGTGTATTTATCTTGTTGGTCAGTCCCCTTACTGTTTTTACTACTAGGAATAACAGATGCGAAAATCATTTTTTCCTTATATGCCATCTTCTTTCAGGAATGATGGGGTCTGGAAAAACAACTGTTGGTAAGATCTTATCGGAAGTTCTTGGCTATTCATTTCTTGACAGGTTGgtacaattttttttttctttgcATGTGCTAAGTTTTTAATCTAAACTTTTAAATGAATATAAGTGTAAACCAAGGGTTCTCTTGTCCCAGGAAatcctttatatatatattcaatcCCTTTGCTCGTAGAATACCAGCATACATTGACAACTGTCATTTTTCCTTGTTATCTATTTCACACATTACATGCATTCTAATTCAGATACTGATGACTACAGTCTGTTACTTTGTTGATGCTTCAGTGATAGATTAATAGAGCAGTCCGTTGGAGAAACCGCTGTTTCTGACATTTTTAAATTACATGGAGAAAGCTTCTTTAGAGATAATGAGGTTAGTTAGGAATCATTGcaatttatttttgatttaaattttatCTTTTGGATTCAGAAATTATCTTGGAacagctatatatatatatgtggactAAGAAACTACTGTTGGAACAGGTTGACGTAGTCATGCGTTAAGAGGTGTATGGCTTAATATGACAATTTTAATGAAATGTGTATAAAACTATATATCTATCACTTGACTGAATTTTTGACCGACACCCCAACTGAATAATACACAAGTAAAAGTGTGAGTTTAACTTTGTAGACGCACTATTTTAGATGGGAAATAGTGTTGGTAATTACCAATGAATCAATGATTCATCACGAGCATTCCATAGAATAGATCAAGACATTTGAAAGAGTTTCTTTAAAGTAAAAAAAACTTCCGTGTCACAGTAATGGTTATAATTTTTAGATTATTGTTCCGTACTTTTGGTTGTAAACATTTTGTGCGCGTGCGCGCTTGCGTATTATTATTTTCTGCTCCTCAGTAGACTTCAAACCTAGCTCCTTCACTGTTATTGACCACATTTTTGGAAGATCTTTAAATGATTAATTGGTTACACTTGATATTTACTTAGCTCTATAAGGTGGACACAGTGACTGCAACTTTGCAAGGCATTAGCAGAAGATTTTGTGCAACAGTTTAAAAAATTTCCGTTGCATTTCATGTGTGATTAGTATGTGCATGTGATTTTGCTCCCGTAGAATTTTAACTCATTGAATGTACTTTGTTAGACTGAGGTATTACAGAAGTTATCCTCAATGCAAAGGGTGGTTGTTTCCACTGGTGGGGGTGCGGTTGTTAGGCCCATCAACTGGTACACAATTTTCTCATTCACCTTTTCCCCGGTTGAATTCTCAGTATGATTATAGTTATATGTTAATGTCAGCTCAGCAATATCTTTTGTCTTGTCAGGAGACATATGCAAAAAGGAATCAGTGTTTGGTTGGATGTACCTTTGGAAGCTTTAGCTCGAAGGATTGTAGCTGTGGGAACTGGTTCTAGGCCCCTATTGCATTGTGAACCTGGTGACGCTTACACAAAGGTTCACATCACTTATATTGGTCGCATCAATATATTTTTTATCATAATTCAGAGATAATAAAGTTACATCTTTACTTTTGAAGGGAACTGGCTTCATATTATCTTTTAAAAGGGATATGAAATTGACATTTTGTGATTAAAAACACCTTCATGCAAGTCTAACAATATTACCTCAAAAATCATAGGCCTGTGGAACAAAAGGGAGCATGTCTTATACTTTTTACATTAAGTCATCTATGCCAGTTTTTGTGACCCATCTTTTTGTGGCAGACTTACAAGCGATTATGTACTCTCTGGGAGGACAGGAGCGAAGCCTACAACAATGCAAGTGCTAGGGTTTCCTTAGAGGGTATGATTATAAACTGCAGACCTTAACAACTTCTTTTTCTGTCATTTAATTGATTACTTTCTTGTTTTGGCCTTTTCATATGTCTTTCTGATCTACACAAATATACCGGAGACTAAATGCTTAGTATGCCTCATGTCCCATGAGAAAGGCTTGTTTTAATTTTCAACTCCCAGCATAAAAAACTTCATAAATGGTATAATTGATGAACTTTTAGGAATAATGATTTCTCAGTTAGTGATGCTTTCTTGAACTCCGTTTTCGCAAAATTTATAACTGAATTAGTTAGTGATGCTTTCTTAAAC is a genomic window containing:
- the LOC141712386 gene encoding shikimate kinase, chloroplastic-like, with the protein product MAAKASQCLQFSVPVASERTVRKKEFSLQFPPRCKEERFPVLISCSLHPRKSATYHRSVAQKLSCSPQNYEVSVLESGTCSASFKEAIILKNKSEEIVPYLNGRCIYLVGMMGSGKTTVGKILSEVLGYSFLDSDRLIEQSVGETAVSDIFKLHGESFFRDNETEVLQKLSSMQRVVVSTGGGAVVRPINWRHMQKGISVWLDVPLEALARRIVAVGTGSRPLLHCEPGDAYTKTYKRLCTLWEDRSEAYNNASARVSLEDIAAKLGYKDVCNVTPTAIATEALVQIEYFLKK